In Hyperolius riggenbachi isolate aHypRig1 chromosome 1, aHypRig1.pri, whole genome shotgun sequence, the genomic window ccagaggaggatttttatccagctctcttctatcactgataagatagcagagaagctgctggcttatgtaaataaaacacacactggagtgtgcatagaggaacagttcaacactgaagaacttgacagccttccagacacaggcagacaagtctgacaggggaaagatacattgatttattacagagatggttatagtagaaagagctgcagcaagccagatcacattagaataggtttaggaacttgtaggatggtagaaaaaacgttgtaatttttgttacagagtcactttaacactattcagccactgtaGAGGAAAGccacagtagagggaagcctctggatattcCACAAGCTTCCCATGTGTCATTAGCCTCTGGATATTCCACAGGCTTCCATCTCActtttccagcactgggacccaccAAAGTTCCTCAACAAAGACTTGTCAATGAAacagccacactgtgcaggcacTAAGGActagcacctgcgcagtagtacaaaGCCGATTGGGCTCCGCTTTTTCCGCTTAACCTTAGTGGGCTTcttggtactgcgcaggcgcaatccaGCCTGCACCTTCACAAAGGGGCCGCATTGGTTCATGTACGGGAGAGTGGCCGTAAACTGCCAGGGGGTCCTGGCATCCACCAGTGGTCTGGAGGAGAACATGGGAAGCTCTGgactcctcctccagaccactgctggaggacccagaggcttccctcaacaGAGTAAAGTAGCTAAATTTCTTTCCTTTGGATCTTATAAAGTtttctttaaaagggaacctgaggtgagagacatatgggggttgaaatttatttaattttaaacaatgcaaattgcctgcctgtcctgctgatctattgcctctaatacttttagttctAGAGccaggacaagcatgcagatcagttgtttttgacaaaaatccaacaagactagctgcatgctcgtttcaggtgtgtgatccatacACTACTGTACACTACTGACCAGACAAATCCACAGGGCTGCcatgcagctggtattgtttaaaaaagtaaatagggaagcttccatatgtctctcacctcaggttccttttaataacAAAACTGGTGTCTCATTGGGCCAAAACATTTACTATGCAGTAACAGATTCATGGCATTGACAATTATCTGCATCAAACCCCAAGTGAGCATTAAAATACGTCCAATGCATAACATAAATGTAAACTTTATTGTTTGTTACAATAGTGAATTGCAAGATCTTTTCATATCATTTTGATTATTTGGACAAAATGCATATTAACATTACATGTCATTTTTAATTTACTTCCCATAACTGAGACACTAAGTAGCCTCTGCCATATCTAGATCAGGAtactaataaaaataaaagaagcaGCATGGATGGCAGCACCATTTAAagctaaacaaaaataaaaaaaaaatatcccttgTGTTGGAGCTCTTTCATAACTGAAAGATACTTTAAGTAGCTAGGAAATGTGCTTCTAAGATAACCACAgggttttctgtttgttttttgtctttttttgttaCGATGATGCCTGCATGTTCCTAGAAGGTTGCATTTACAGTATGTTTTACTGTACTCAGATGCATGACAGCAGCCTCTAACCCTTCTTCTCTAGTCTGCTAATATATTAAACTAGCTAACTAATACAATTAATAAGACTACATTAAAACATTTAACATCAAGTTACATTAAGTGCTTCCTTGAAATACTAGGAAATTGAACACGTATTTGGCTTCTCCAGACTTGATTATAACAGACAAAACACTTTTATGATCTTCTGAAGAATATGGCTTGCAACAACATGAGTCCTTGGTTTCAGACCCGGGTATAGCAAGTACCCTTGCCATTTTATACCTGTTTTCAATGCACGCAAGACATAGAAAAATATCGGGAGAAAAAAAGGTTTAAAGACAAATCCCTTGGAATACGGCTCAAGATTGGTTTCAGGTTTCGTTATTCAATTCTGGAATtgctaattagaaaaaaaaatgaaactgtaGCAAAGATCTGGTGTGTTGTAATTTCTATAAGTACCAGAAGAGGGCACTTTTTATTAACTCTGTACTGCTTCTGAAGCAAATACAAAAGCACAGTGTTACCGAACTCACACACACAGCCCTGCAGTAGAAGTCAGGTAAGGAAACAGTTCACAGAAGATAGAAAACAAGATATATTTTTTTCGGCATTATATACGAGTAGAAACCAGACTTTTGTCATGTCACTTGGAGTGAGACATTCAATAACCTTTGCTTTCAGCCCCTTCTGGCAGATCAGTGTTTGCTGTCCACAGGTAGTTCCACAGAGATACTGAGGCTTTTACATGTGTGTTGTCCAGCTGCAGAACTCCCCCGGCAACCACACCAGATAGAAGATATGTTAAACTGTTTTAGTCTAGGATTAATACTGTAGCAACCCACTTGGGCAAATGGTTTAATCTGCATATTGATAGGAACCACACCTGTACACAATACACAACAATGGGTAAAGCATTCTGGATGGTTGACTCCACCATTTTATACGTTTTCTATCTCATCAACACCCTTATCCATAGGAATCATTTTTAGATTCTCTTTACACAAGGTCTCACTGAACTGAACCTATTCTTAAAAACAGACACCGCCTTTAAGGTCAGTTACAGATCATGGGCAGTATAACACACTAGAGTTTGTATTGGAAAACATAGCAATAGTCATTCTCCCAAAGGACTCAATAAACCGGGCTGAATATTACAGACCAGTTTTTATCCGTGTTTTTCCATGAAGTACATGTAGTGCTTAGCGCACTGACCAGCTTTACTTTTTAAGACAATAATTAAATATACTATTACAACTTCGCTTTGTCTCTAGGATATCTAAGTGCTTGAGATATGGTTTTCTTTGTGCCTTTAAAATATTTCCTTACTTCCAATTCTGTTTTGTTTGTATTCATCTTCTCTCCATATTTGATGACCCTGAGCTATGACTTGGCATTTAGGTTCCACCATTAGTCGGCCTTGGCAGCTTTCCTGGATTTGGGGATATAGGCTTTGAAGAAGAAGTGAACAAAGAGCACAAAGTAGCTGATGTACATGATGGAGGACCACACAATGTTTTGTACATTGGATGGGCACTGTCCTTGCTGCATCCATGAGAAGACCAGGTAATTCACTACGCAGCCAACGAGCATTTGGGTGATCTGGGATAGTGTGATCATCATGGCAAACTTTCTGGACACCCTAAAACCAGCGGCACGCAAGGCATAGTAAGAATACATGACTGCATGTACTCCATAGTTCATGGTCATAAACCAGCCGCCTCCAGCAACCATGTCTTTGTACGAGTACCATGAATAGAGCAATACTGTTATGTGGTGGTACCAATGAAGGAAGATGAGCTTTTGTTTTCTAAGAATGATGAATATGGTGTCTCCTTTAAGAAaagagcaaaaacaaaaaaaaaacacattagatTTTGTACTTCAATcacatacattttacatatatTGTATAAACTGTATATGTACAACTCTAGCATAAGGTAAGAAACAATCTTTAAACATTAACACGGCACACAGGAGTGTTAACTCCTATGTCAGGAGGTTTAGAAGAGCTTTTCCCGCTTATTTCTGGTATTACAGCTGGCAACGGAAGGAAAAGTGACATGAATTCCAACATTTTAGGTTTGTCATGGGAACAGGATTTGGGAATTGGTCTACAATACTACACTTGTTCCAGTCACAGTTGTCACAGGCAGGTTTCTCCTCCACTTCCTCTTTTACTGATATGACAGGAAATCATCATAATCGGAATGCAGATTGAAATAAAGTCTTATGGAAACATTAACTCTTCTGTTCTTAATTTAAGTCAGTATAAGGAATCACATAAGCACTGGAATGCAGATAATACATATACAATATACTAATCCCACATATTTTACAGctgatgccgggaatacacgggtcgaccggcggcttgattagccgctggatcgaccccagccgtgtCCCCGCCACGATTACCACTCGCCCCCGccagcgcttccttatcagcttccttatcagcgctcgattccctgccattatccgcaggcgggaatcgagtgggcgggggtcgagcagcgtgatcggaccagctgaatattatcagctggctggatcagctgctcgatacacggtacagaaacgtaccgtgtatccccagcataaggagGAACAGCCATAATTGCTGACACACATTTCTCAGATCAAGGCTTCTTCATTAGAGGCTCAGTAACGGTGGACAAAGAGTTGCTGTAGTTATATtaatagcagtagggtattgtaccgtgttagccatcagtaaaagcaaaatcatcctgatttaaaacttcttagtTATATTAAGTTACACATAAATcgcttattgaaaaaaaaaaaaaaatagatgcagaacaaaaaaaatatatagcacaGATATCAAAAGCCTCATTATATTAACACCACACTAACTCTACCACCACCATGTAAAGATGGCTTGTTCATCTCAAGATGCTTGTTCATCCATATTGTGCTCTCAGATTTCATCCTCATGAACACAGCAGTTTATACTGAGTTCACAGCTTTCAGATTGTATTTGGAAACAGAAAATCTGTACTAAGCAGCAAACATTTAGTGGACGATGCATTgttagcagtaatcaaagcataaCAAAAGACTCGTTGCACACAGAAGACTTTCCTATTTGCAACCAGTGGGGCTCtaagtgcagaaaaaaaaacctcatagcATTAAATGAAAATACACTGAATAGGTTTATAGATCCCAAGCCATGTACATGGGGCACATCAGTCAAACTTAGCCCTGAAGTTTTGCCTGCCTTGCCATTTTTCCCACAGGTGGTAAAAACATGTCCCCTTTCTCCCGAAAACAGCGAAGTGAAAGAAGGATCTGTAATACACATGACTAAGGAAGAGGAATAGAATATGGCTAGCAGTCCTTATGGCATGGCCTAGTATTTAGGGAGTGCTCAAACTTTCTGGTTGATGGTGCAAACACTAAGATTCCAATATGGAATTTTATAGCGTTTATTGATCACACAGAACATGTGCCAACATTTCAAAACTATGCAGGATTtctttcttaaaggggttcttttgcgaatgaggaaaaaaaaagtggtttatgcaaaaactattaaacatcattctaaaatagtgtaaaaagtttttttaaaaaatggtttcatcaataaaacatgtaatgtaaacagtgacggaTGACGACTGGGAGGTTAATCCATTTGTtaagggtgatttttttttttactgtgatttcacaaccataactcctgcctacctagtttttTCTGGCAGGAATCGTTGTTATAGCTGTAACAGCTGagttttgattcaatctgacatgtctgattcatgatttgattcaatttgaatcgaattatgaatcggacatgtcagactgAATCAAactgaatcaatgaatcgaatcaaattgaatcgaatctgacaaagaatcatatggtgtagatgggaccaattctggctgattctcccagcagcttatgactctttgcacAAAGACTCTCTGCACAGacatctggttgcctagcaattaTGTAAACACATGCTGAGGAGCTCAGCAGAGCTAggctgttagggcccttttccactagctgaatcgcaaaagtacAGGAAagttccggcgattgcgttcacgattttgctatgctctaGTGCAtaccaaaatcgcggcaaatatcgctccgccgtgcGTTTGCGTTTgagacaaaaacgaatcgcggtagtggaaataacctaccgcgattcctatgttatttagcaaaccctagcgattgtaaaatcactagcggtttgcgattttgcgattcagctagcgcaaacgcgctagtggaaaagggcccttacagctgAAAGGGCGATTCCAGCCAGAAATGGATTATAacactgaaaactaggtaggcaggagttatggttgtgaaatgaccgtaaaaaaaaaaaaacacccctaacaaatggattagccttccAGTCCAATCATCCATCACTGTTTACATTATacattgtattgatgaaaccattcattttttaaaaaaaatgtacactattttagaaggatgtttaatagattatgcataaaccacttttttttcctcattcgcgaaagaacccctttaacctccttggcagtaaccccGTAGTTCGGGGTtagccacgcaggaggttttctcaggccctgctgggccgatttgcttaattttttttttatgctgcacgcagctagcactttgctagctgcttcagcacaccgatcgccgccgccccacgctcgatcgccgctatccgtcgcaccgcgctgcccccccccccccagaccccgtgcgctgcctggccaatcagtgccaggcagcgctgaggggtggatcgggactcccaatgacgtcccgacgtcggtgacgtcatcccgggggaagccctccaggaaatcccgttctttgaacgggatttcctgatcggagatcgccgaaggcgatcgaagcgggctaggggatgccgctgagcagtggctatcatgtagcgagccctgggctcgctacatgttttttaaaaaaaaacaaacaactgctgcgctgcctcctggcggaattttttagaccgccaggggggttaaaggacatccgaggtgaaaattaactaatgagataaacaattgtatctatcctcctcattctaaaaatgactttttagttatcccacagttttattttatatttaaatctactttttaaggcttttactgtttcatgggctcttctcaatgacacattcatttatgtatgccagagctaaaatctgtcaactattgaccctttttatctctttcctgctctcagaagccatttactgacaggaaagtattttatggccgcAATTCCTTATCACTGAGTGTTATGCTATattctgacccagtctgacccggtcccgacccagacaaacTGTCTCTtgtatacctgatttttaactatttcaggcagagaaagaaataacgaagcacagcctagttatttgtgtgcttggcactatacatacacatgtctatctcatcatgtcaaatgtcaccttggttgtcctttaaccacttgccgaccgcccacagccaatgggcggcggcaaagtagttgttaaccccgcgatcgccgctacaaagtgtataatacactttgtaatgtttacaaagtgtattatacaggctgcctcctgccctggtggtcccagtgtccgagggaccaccagggcaggctgcagccaccctagtctgcacccaagcacactgatttcccctcccctgccccctgatcgcccacagcacccctcagaccccccctgcccaccccccagacccctgtttacacccaatcacccccctaatcacccatcaatcactccctgtcactatctatcaacgccatttttttatttggtccctaactgcaccctggggactcctgatcaccccccacccctcagattctccccaggcccccccccccccgtgtactgtatgcatctatcccccctgatcacctgtcaatcacctgtcaatcacccgtcaatcaccccctgtcactgccacccatcaatcagcccctaacctgccccttgcgggcaatctgatcacccacccacaccaatagatcgcccgcacatTCGACATCAGataacctcccaagtgcagtgtttacatctgttctctaccctaaacacccactaattacccatcaatcacccatcaatcactccctatcaccacctgtcactgttacctatcagatcagaccctaatctgccccttgcgggcacccaatcacccgcccacacgctcagattgccctcagacccccccttatcaattcgccagtgcattaattacatctgttcttccctgtaataacccactgatcacctgtcaatcacctgccaatcacccataacccatcaatcaccccctgtcactgccacccatcaatcagcccctaacctgccccttgcgggcaatctgatcacccacccacaccattacatcgcccgcaaacccgcattcagatcacctcccaattattattgtttacatctgttctcttctctaaacactcactaattacccatcaatcacccatcaatcacccctatcaccacctgtcactgttacctatcagatcagacccctatctgcccctagggcacccaatcacccgcccacaccctcagaccccagccctgatcacctcgccagtgcattgcttgcatctatccccccactaatcacaccttgagacacccatcaatcacctcctgtcaccacctagcacacctacccatcagatcaggccctaatttgccccgtgtgggttcctgatcactcggccaaaccctcagatccccctcagacccccttctgatcacctccccagtgcattgattgcatctattttcccctctaaccaccccctgagacacccatcaatcacctcctgtcacccccctagcactcctatccatcagatcaggcccaatacaacctgtcatctaaaaggccaccctgcttatgaccggttccacaaaattcgccctcatagaccacctgtcatcaaaatttgcagatgcttataccccttaacagtcattttgagacatttggtttccagactactcacggttttgggcccgtaaaatgccaggacagtataggaaccccacaagtgaaccctttttagaaaaaaatacaccccaaggtattctgttaggtgtatgacgagttcatagaagattttatatttttgtcacaagttagcggaaattgattttttttgtcaagtgtcatttttcactaacttgtgacaaaaaataaaatattctatgaactcaccatacacctaacggaataccttggggtgtcttctttctaaaatggggtcacttgtggggttcctatactgccctggcattttaggggccctaaaccgtgaggagtagtctagaaaacaaatgcctcaaaatgacctgtgaataggacgttgggccccttagcgcacctaggctgcaaaaaagtgtcacacatgtggtatcgccgtactcaggagaagtagtataatgtgttttggggtgtatttttacacatacccatgctgggtgggagaaatctctctgtaaatggacaattgtgtgtaaaaaaaaatcaaaaatgtgtcatttacagagatatttctccaacccagcatgggtatgtgtaaaaatacaccacaaaacacattctactacttctcctgagtacagcggtaccacatgtgtggcacttttttgcgccctaactgcgctaaggggcccaaagtccaatgagtacctttaggatttcacaggtcattttgcgacatttggtttcaagactactcctcacagtttagggcccctaaaatgccagggcagtataggaaccccacaaatgaccccattttagaaagaagacacccaaatgtattccgttaggagtatggtgagttcatagaagattttattttttgtcaaaagttagcggaaaatgacactttgtgaaaaatgacaattaaaatcaatttccgcttacttgtgacaaagaataaaatcttctatgaacccaccatactcctaacggaataccttggggcgtcttcttcctaaaatggggtcatttgtggggttcctatactgccctggcattttaggggccctaaaccgtgaggagtagtcttgaaaccaaatgtcgcaaaatgacctgtgaaatcctaaaggtactcattggactttgggccccttagcgcagttagggtgcaaaaaagtgccacacatgtggtatcgccgtactcaggagaagtagtataatgtgttttggggtgtatttttacacatacccatgctgagtgggagaaatatctctgtaaatggacaattgggtgtaaaaagaataaaaaaattgttatttacagagatatttctcccacccagcatgggtatgtgtaaaaatacaccccaaaacacattatactacttctcctgagtgcggcaataccacatgtgtggcacttttttgcagcctaactgcgctaaggggcccaaagtccaatgagcacctttaggctttacaggggtgcttacaatttagcaccccccaaaatgccaggacagtaaacacaccccacaaatgaccccattttggaaagtagacccttcaaggtattcagagaggagcatagtgagtccgtggcagatttcatttttttttgtcgcaagttagaagagatggaaacttttttccattttttttttgtcacaaagtgtcattttccgctaacttgtgacaaaaaataaattcttctaactcaccatgcctttcagtgaatactttgggatgtcttctttccaaaatggggtcatttggggggtatttatactatcctggaattttagcacctcatgaaacatgacaggtgcgcagaaaagtcagtgatgctccaaaatgggaaaattcacttttggcac contains:
- the ELOVL6 gene encoding very long chain fatty acid elongase 6, whose translation is MNMSALTLQEYEFEKQFNENEAIQWMQENWKKSFLFSAMYAAFIFGGRKLMKQREKFELRKPLVVWSLSLAVFSIFGAVRTGAYMLYILMTKGLKQSVCDQSFYYGPVSKFWAYAFVLSKAPELGDTIFIILRKQKLIFLHWYHHITVLLYSWYSYKDMVAGGGWFMTMNYGVHAVMYSYYALRAAGFRVSRKFAMMITLSQITQMLVGCVVNYLVFSWMQQGQCPSNVQNIVWSSIMYISYFVLFVHFFFKAYIPKSRKAAKAD